The DNA segment ATACCGTGTTAGTCAACTTTAGCACACCCTCCTTGGAAGCATCCCATTGCGGCGATCGATCAGTACAGTTTCGTGTTTGACTTTGGAGAATGATTTGGCTTCTGACATGTTCAAACCATTTGCCAGTGAGTAAAAGATATTATGGATTGCTTGCAGAGCCTCTTCCGCGGGATATATGAGTGAGTGATTGAGGACGGGGTCAGAAACCAGTTTGCCAGCTGCAATGGGGAGAAGCAAGACCAACGCCAACCGACCGGCGGCCGGCGAGGAACCCGCGGGCTACCGCGGTGGTGGACCGCCGGCCGGGGACGACGATGGGGAGAATCCACAGACGGTGATGTTTCCCCCGCCGCAGGCGGCGGGCCTTGGGCCCACGAAACGCTCGTCGGCGGCGGATAAGCCCGGCCGTCGTGGTAGACCGGTGGATGAGTACCCTCATGAACTGATGTTTCAGCCTACGGCACAAGGCCGCCCCGGTGGCTCGATGGATGAGTATCCTGAGACGGTGATGTTTCCTCCTCCGGCACCCGGCGGATCGGTGGTGGAGTACCCTGAGACGGTGATGTTTCCTCCACGAGCACCAGGCCACGCCGGCGGCTCGGTGGACGAGTATCCTGAGACGGTGATGTTTCCTCCTCCGGCACCCGGTGGATCGGTGGAGGAGTACCCTGAGACTGTGATGTTTCCTCCGCGGCCACCAGACCACTCCGGCGGATCGGTGGAGGAGTATCCTGAGGCGGTGATGGTTCCTCCTCCGGCGACAGGTCGCCCGGTTGGACCAGTGAAAGGGTACCCGCCGACGGTTGTGTTCCCTCCGACGCAGCCGCGTCCCCCTCGTGTCGTTCATGGTTCACAAGCGCAACTCCCCCAGCCGAGGCCGCAGCCGCTTCCTGCGCCTTCTCCGATTGCCTACGGGAATCCATGGTCAACGGGACTATTCGATTGCGAAGGGGATTCAACAAACAGTAAGACTTCGTTGCATGATCTGCAAAAACATCTCCGCGACGCTTTAAACCATGAACTCATGATTAGTCAACCCCTTTGCATGGCTTCTTCCTTCATAAGAGACAACTGCATCTTCGCTGCCCAGAACTGAAGCAAAGATCGTGAACGAGTCTGTTTGCTTAGTTCATACATGCAAGAATGTGTTTGTCGACGTTTAACGGTGGTCTTCTCCTTGCAGCGGTCATGACGGCCTTCTTCCCCTGCGTCACCTTCGGTCAGATCGCTGAGATTTTGGATCAGGGACAAACATGTAAGCAGACACAACTTCACTTCTTTGCGTCACCCCAAATTAGCTGGTTCATGCTGAGAATAATCTGACCATGGTGATGAACTGGCTGTGTAGCTTGCACTCTGGGGAG comes from the Musa acuminata AAA Group cultivar baxijiao chromosome BXJ1-10, Cavendish_Baxijiao_AAA, whole genome shotgun sequence genome and includes:
- the LOC135595664 gene encoding uncharacterized protein LOC135595664 gives rise to the protein MGRSKTNANRPAAGEEPAGYRGGGPPAGDDDGENPQTVMFPPPQAAGLGPTKRSSAADKPGRRGRPVDEYPHELMFQPTAQGRPGGSMDEYPETVMFPPPAPGGSVVEYPETVMFPPRAPGHAGGSVDEYPETVMFPPPAPGGSVEEYPETVMFPPRPPDHSGGSVEEYPEAVMVPPPATGRPVGPVKGYPPTVVFPPTQPRPPRVVHGSQAQLPQPRPQPLPAPSPIAYGNPWSTGLFDCEGDSTNTVMTAFFPCVTFGQIAEILDQGQTSCTLGSLMYALLLPILSCAIVGTPYRSRLRQMYNLVEAPGEDWILHIFCPCCALCQEYRELQHRGYDPSVGWMGNLALQQAKTPPRTSPMHR